The genome window GATGCAACCTTATGATGCGTACGCACCAAAACATCCTTTCGTGGTCAGATTGGACTCAACGCTGGTGCGGACCAGGAGGATAAAGGAATCTTAATGCTAGGTGTTGTTCAagttataatattaattacagGAAAGAATATCATATTTCAAATAGGAACTTCAATATGAAGACGACATACCTGTCTTTAtccatacaagaactagatTTCGAACGATCTGTTTTtatactatagtgatccgatctgaacaatttgttcgaagGTTTTAGAGTTTAGCtaattttcacgaaatttcgcgACGGTACCTTATCGATAAAGGGACTAGagtttgatcggttagtttatAGACCAGCTAAATCtgatagtggtccgatataagcagttccgacaaatggtTCTTGGGTAATAAAGGACGTGTTCAAAATTTCACTTCGATATCTCAAGAACTGATAACTGACGGATAGACAAATGGATACGGCTAAGTCGACGCAGTTTACGctgataatatatatatagtgaGCTCACCATAAATCTAATGATTTGGCCATTGATCAACAGCAGCACGGACAGTTTCTATTGGTATTTTTTGCGGCACTCCAAGTTTCTATGGGGTATTCGACTAGCCGTATTCTCCAACTCTTACCACAGACGGTCGTTCAATGGATTCCAACCTGGACTACCTGGACGGCCAATTATCTGCAGCTATGAAACCATGAATACATTGTAGTGAAGAATGCAGtcatgtatagaagttcacgcaaaaggggaaagttctctgagcgccattcacttgacagtggccagaaatgatacttttacatatgactcaagctgctcacgacttccggtctttgaccaagtatcctctgggtagcctaagaacatccatttgaaggcgataTAATGGGAGAAGGCAAATCATTCCCTCCCTAGATTAGTGCGCTGGGGTGGGGACTCGTCACATAAAAAAACACCCCTAATTAAAAGAAcgcaacagcctcggatgagagaaaGTCCTCTCTCGCCGAACCTGGCTACACATGGAATCTCCAATTCATGCCAAACAGCGATAAGGAAcagcgactggcgcgctgttgtaaacccTAACCACGTAGGGGGTGTCTACGACAATAAAGAAGATTAAAACACTCTTCTCTCTCTTCCACCTATTTGCATGCCCCgccaaccccactcatctaacacccttttccctttggtccgaccccgtcgaaacgcACGTTTTCTGGGTTTTCCGCCAAATGACGTCGTCGATAACCTAGATAATCATTATCATCCTTATGGGGGTTAGATTAATTTGGACAcatggtgccgagttgacagcccTAGGCCGAATAAATACCGGATCCGTTCCGGTTTCTTAGatccgactgtcgtggaaacgAACTTGCGTATTTGTTTTCTGTAAGCGTTGTAAACtttgtaacagaatttatgTGAAGACtaagtatatactttatagggtgtTCAACGTTTTCTCCGAGGTGTTACAAATTGCGTGGCAAACtcaagtttataaaaaaatatgtatatcaatccCCAAGTTGTAGCCCCATTTGGCTTAGATTAGATTcgattattgaaaattatttttgttattgtaaataaaataaattgcattttattttgcttgATGTTTTGTTTATCTTCACATAATCACCTGCTTTACATACACACGTATtagcaatataaatacatacatatacatatagttaatTGGCTTCTTTACAACTTAGTAAACAAAACTGCAATGCAGTGCTATGCAATGTGCTATCTAAACAAATTGACATTTCTTAGTTAATCCCAATTCGATTTgaattaattattgtaattatttatatgtgtttgttcTGTATTGCTTCGAGACTAGTCCACGTGTGTACTAAATGTAATAATTAATACTTATTAGcttagtatgtatgtgtgtgtgtattcgtCAACAGCAAATCAAACATTTGAAAACTTACAAGAATTGAAAACGATATGCCACATTATAGTTGCTATTATTATCGATAATAACACATTCGCATGACAATACAATGCAGTGCGGCGCAGAATTAAATAGGATAAAACAAAGTACGGACAAAAACATAgtaaatgtatgtaatatttgtatatatattttatataaatattagctGTCACAATATACAATACTTAATACTCTCTTAATCGGTTATAATTATGCTGGATTTAACGCAATAATAAGAAAGGGTGCATAATTTAACAAATCTGGAGAAGGCTTAATTCTCCTGGCGCCATATGTGGCATAgttacataatttatattttattattaatagtaTTACTACAGACGAACTCACTTTAATTGCCACAATTGGGCCTAAAGGCGTATTCGTTTTTAGTTTTCGTTTTAGTCTTCATTTATTATTTGACGAAACAAATGTTTAGTTTTAAACTTCGTAATTGGCGCTAATGCTGTTGCCATCTTAACCAATATcacttttcttgttgtttttgttattttttctttttctatttgttttcttttaatcaataactataaaattcagcgttaaatatgtaagtaagcTTAGTCTGCGATTGCTGTGTACGGTAAGCTGCTGTGTTTCGGCTTTGTTTTATTGATAAACACTTTAATGGCACCGTTGAAGTCGGCGCTCACCATGACATAGCCACAACCTTTTTTATGCTGTTCCACAAGCGGATCCGGCTGATGGTTTTGCATCTGAAATGTGAGGTTATAATGTAGTAAAGGCAGGATCgcaaattgcattaaaaattaattcaattaacaatgtaattattttttcaattaacattgtaattaatttttttttgttttgttatcctgaaaatcttaaataaaattaattttaaaattttaaaacccaAATGCGGTATTGAAAGAGAAAAATTTGTTATCCCAATAACcggattaaaaatttattttaccggatgaaaaaaaaaatagttccagagttataattaaatatttaaaaaagaagttttgtcattaaaaatcttttaaaaacgATAGCTTATCTTtaagaaatatgtatgaaaGTCTTTGCTGTTTTATACCTTTTCATTCTaacttttaatttgaaaaataattttttaatttgttactggaatttttaaattaaaatatattttcttaatttttaattcaagatACTTCagattaaaaactaaattttcaatttttaagattaagttttttttcggattaaaaaattaaggtttCAAATCTTAAGTTAtactattaaattaaaaataaaattttaaatttttcatcccaaaaattttggattaaattaaattttcattagaaattaaattttaaatgttaattttttctattaaattaaaaataaaatccaaaaaatttttaaattttcaaatttaaaaactaattaatttaatttaaaaaattaaatttgatattttaattttactattaaattaaaaacaaaaaacaagtttttatccctaaaaaaattggattaaaaattaaaatttcaaatttaaaaaattaaaatcaattaaattaaatttgaaattttaattttactattcaatttaaaaaaagaaaattgtttaaaaactaaattttcaaatttaaaaacaaaatttcaatacaagataaaatgtttaattaaaattttaaattttaagtttaactattaaaggaataatattttttttttaattttcatcacaaaaattTTGCGGTAaagataaaattttcattagaaactaaaattaaagttttaagttttactattaaatttaaaaaaaatttaattttggattaaaaaataaaatttcaaatttaaaaaaattaaaatcaattaaattaaatttgaaatttttaatccaaaattaaaatcaattaaattaaacttgaaattttaattttacttcttcttaattcttttttttaattttactattaaattaaaaaaatttgtttgaaaacccaattttcaaatttaaaaattaaaatttcaatacaagattaaatgtttaattaaaattttaaatttagaattaaattaaaaatatttttctaattttcgtcacaaaaattttgctttaaagataaaattttcatttgaaattaaaattttaagttttgctattaaattaaaaaaaattaattttggaataaaaattaaaatttccagtttaaaaaattaaaatttcattagaatttaaaattttaaggtttactattaaattaaaaaaaaattccatcccaaaatcacaacaaatttaggattaaaaattaaaattttaaatttaaaaaaataaattttcattaaagttatatttcaaattttaattttactattaatttaaaaaagaatgaATTTATCGCcacgaaaatttttgtttaaaaactaaattttcaaatttaaatttgtaaaaaatttaaaattctaaaaaaaaatttgtaatgaaattttaattaaaagtttgttttaactttttaatgcTGATTCAATTTTTGCCTCTGAaggttttaatttaaatttttaataaaaactaaatttaatcaaatttaaaatttcatttaaaactaaatttaagttttcattaaaaattcaatttcaattctaattttttctattaaattaaaaataaaattttcaatttttcatgctaaaaattttaaattaaaaatttaattttcatatttaaaaattttaattgaaatttttatttttatttaaaatttttaatttaaattttcattaaaaattaaattttacttttacgattaaattaaatttaaattacacatttattttaaattttttattctgattaatttttaattttgagtgcCAACAACttggttttgaaaatttaatcttTAATCTAAGGAGTtgggattaaaaattgaaaatctaatatttaaacaaaattttttttaataaaaaattagaaacaataGATGTCTACGATTTGCTAACCTTTTCACTGTGTCCAATTTCGTCCGGCTCCGATTTTATGATGGCCTCAGGATGTGGCGCGAAAATGGCGCAAGTCACTGTCGCATTGTGCGCCTTAATGCCCTCCCAAAAGTCACTGCGATCGCGCCGCACCTGAAAAGTTGAAGAAAATATGATtataatttgctaatttcagttatttaatatttacgaTACTAGTACGTTCAATTTTAGAACTATTATGCAATGTTTGCAGTTGAATAGTCTATTCGTCTACGTCTACTACTCACCGAGCTTAGTTTCGAGTAATCGTGATTcgttttccaaatatatatgcACTGATTTTCCGAGCCAGCAATTATATACTTGCCGTCGTGACTGAAGGAGGCCTTGATTTGCGACGAAACATTCAGATATCCTTTATATTTGCAGGATAAATTTAAGTCACGCAAATCATACAAGCGCACACGGCTGTCATTGGATGTGACAAGTATCTTGTCCTCGCCCGGCATCGGCTCGATGCCACTTATTTTGCGCCCAATGCGATTTTTGCCACGCGTTGAACGCACATGTATCTGTGTGTGATATTTCAGCTGATCTGTGTTGTAGAAAATACAACGTCCATCATACGAGCCGACCACAGCGAATTGGCCATTTTGACAGAAATTCGCCGCCGTAATTAGTTTAGTTTGACCGTCCACTTCGTTCCACAGTGCCACCTTCTTGTCTGGTATATTCCACAAGCGCAATTTGCCATCCAAACTGCCGCTTAGGAAATAGCGATCGTCGCGCGGATGAAAAGCAATTGCCGTGACAAAGTCAATGTGTTGAAAGCAGCAGAGACACTCCTTGCGCGATATATGCCACAAACGTACAGTCTTATCCATCGAGCTAGACAGTATGAAATAGTTCTTCGACCACGACACGTCCAGCAAGTCCGAGGTGTGTCCGATATACGTGCAGAATGCTTTCGGCATAAATGGGCCGGTGCATTTCTCAGCAGCGGCCGCCATGGCGATCGCCTCCTCCGAATGTTGCGACACAAGCGATTCCTGTGAGGGTGTAGGCGATGACTTCTGATCTGCATTGTATTTGGTACGCATATCCTGTGCAAAGATATGAACATGAGCAAAGGAAGCACATAAGACTTACTAACAAAGAAGCGCACTTACTTGGAAGAATGGATAGGCGTCTTTTAGTACCCATATGCGTAGCACTTTGTCTTGACCAGCGGTTGCTAGAAGACGACCACAAGAACTGAATTTCATGCACCAAACAGCACCGGTGTGTTCGCCATACAAGTCCTGCAGAAAAGCGGAGAAAACAAGCTTACATAACCACACCACTCTGGACCATTCAAAGCGCTACCAACCTGCACGTGTTGCAATTTAGTAAATTCATATGGTCCCTTATTCGTAGATGAtgcttttattttgatattcgCCTCCGGATTCATGACATCCGTTATGTCGGCAACGTCCTCTTTGTGCCGCGCATGTGACACCTCAGAAGCCAGCGATTTAGCCTTGTCCACCGTCTTACGCACAGTATAACCGAGGAAACGTTTAAAGCGCGCCGTCTTCTTCTTCAAACGACTGCCATCCTCCGCTTCGCCCTCCTCCTCATCCGGCGGTTGACCCTCACTGCATGGCGGTATACCAATGACGCTCTCCTCATCAGATTCCTTTGGATTCACCTCGAGATGTGACGTCAGTTTCAGTATATGCAACGACAATGGATTCCAACCCTCGGGTACTGGTGGCGATCGTACCTCCGACAATGTCATATTTTCACCGGTATCTAAATTTTTGACGGGAACCTGTTTGAGTATTTCAAAATCGGTTAATTGTTTGCCAGAACTAGTGCGCGTACGCACATAGATGTTCATCTGCTTGAGAACATCCTCATCGCCAGCGGATTTGCGACGCTCCTTGTCGCTGCTTGCACGGTACACAAGTGAGGGATACCTGCAAGGTGACAAATCGTCCGACATTAGTTGGcggtatatttaaataataacaacaacagcaagaatcAATTTTATAAGCAATCTAAATGAACTTTAGCAAAGTCTAATTGCTCAAGACGTTCGATAAAAAGTGGCCAAAAtacacaagtatgtatgtatgttagtaaaGCTATAAGAAGCGTTTACagcgaaaatattattatttacatgtACAAATATATCTCTTGTGCACCAAAAGTATGTACATTGAAGTGGTGAATGAGTTCTGAGCCATAAAAAGTGATAAAACAAAGAGGATTGAAACACTAACTTGATCTTCAAGTGCCACGGCCCTTTCAACGTGGTCAATTTGTATATAATGAATATGTCAAAGGGATTGCTGTAAGAATTGGAGAATTTACTAAAGTTCATTTAAATCCTTTATATGTCATTAATGATTAGAAAGCTTTGAATGGCTTGGACGaattaataatgattttttgtGATTATTGAATTAAAACCTTCTTAATTGATATTACCCATGAGATGACTAACTGAGATAGCTTACTGCTCTGCTaggaaaacaattataaaacgtaaaaaaatgttcaaaacttCAATATCCGAGGGGTTGgataaaatatatcaaacagATATTTATACCGCCAAGGTTTCAAATAATGgattaaaagaagaaaatatatttaattgcactgaagctataatactctttaCAACTACAAGATTTCATACTCTAAcgtgattttgatcagtcagtttgacGGAGGGCGAGGCTGACCGACGGAGAGACAGGCGGACAtggctcagctcgtcatgctgcttatttataaatatattttacagggTTTTCGAAGCTTCCTTATATGTGTTATAAGCTTTGTGGCAAACTCAATATACCCACATATAAATGAttgattaaaaaagaaatatttcataattacataaatttccTAATTCCAAATATCTtgattaaaaatcatttttaaccTCAAAACCcggattaatatttttaattttgagtttaaagttatttaataacaatcatataatttagaaaagaagttattttaaatttttaaaatttaaatgttttcgcGTTTCTGTATTTCGTGTTCCATTTTCAACTAGAGCTCGCATAGAGGAGTCATATTCAATACTCTAGAGCACTGGTCGCCAAACTTACTCATTAAAGCGATTTATATTTTtcagaagttttatttttgattttgggaTTTCAATTCTTAATGCTGAACTTCTtgaattagaaatttaaaaagtaatttttagtcACAAATTTTTGTCAGTTTGCATTGCAAAAAGAATTGATATCTTAAAGAAATGGAAATTCTTGAAATTAGCGTATAACCTAAAAAACGGTCATAATGCATGTTAATTCAATAAAAGTAAATGGAAACAGTTTGCTTTGCATAAACTGATATGCTGTCAAAATTTCGTAACATCGGTTCATTTTCATCGTTAGTTTTGTCTTATGGTAGCTATTTCAAGTTTTATAGGTTAtgtaaattaaacttaatttgtTGATGCCCGGAATGCACACAAAGGGTTCAGATTAAGTTTAATAATGACTGTTGATTTCGTATgcaaaattgtttataattaaaatttagaaatatttaggGCACGTTCGCAATTCCGTCAAATGCCAAGAATATCTAATGTTTGTCTGCGAACATTTGGCTAATTTGATAAGTTTTGATTGAACATTACTTTAATTCCATAACTTTAAGCAAAATAACTATTATTCCAAAATCGTTGAAATTGCTTACCTTGTGGCGCTACCCAAACTGTTCGAACCTGTACCAGCCAAAATGGGACGAGCACCGTCATCCATCAGAATTTGTTCGATGCGCTTGATCTCCTCTTGCGTAGGACCCTCAGCTTTATTGCACGCCTCGTCGCGTGGCTTAACGACACAACCACCTTGTGTGGCCTTATATAGATTGAGGCCTTGTGAGGGATCAATAGAACTGTAAATAAAACCAGCAGCATAACTTATTTTAAGGCATAACATTTGTGTAGTTTTTTCAATAATCTTGATTACATACAAGTATCTAACACGTCCAGGCGCAGAATTGCTTTTTGCCGAATTCGATGGACTAGGCTTCGAGTAAACCGATGTTGAACTATTGCCTAGTGAATGTGAAATACGATTTATAGAACCGCCCACAGTGGCTGTAGTGACAGGCCGTGTGTTGCATGTGGAAGTTTGTGCCAGTGATGCAATGGATGCCGATGCGATGCCCGTTGACGTTGCCATAGTCATGCCTGGGCCTAAAGGTATATTGGTAATACCCATTGTGAGCGCATTCATGCCAATACTGTGTGTTCGGCCTCCAGCTACAGACATATGCAACGCTGAGctatttattgttgctgtacCGATCGGTACCGTGCCAGCATTCGCACTTGCCATTACGTTTTTCTCTTTCCAAGATCGCTCGATTTCCTCGGCAATGTCATCACGCAACTTCTGTTGTACATCGAGCACACTCTTCACGGAACGTGTATCACTGTCAGTATCCTCTGTGTCTGGAGCACCGGACGTGTGCATCGCCTCATTCAAACTATACTGATCCGAGGAACTGGTTGATTTGCGAGACTTTTTCTTGCGTCGCGGTGGCGCAATCGGTCCGCTTGAAGTGATCGAATCAGTTGTTTTCGAATGTGCCAATTTGGTGCTCGCAATCACATCAGGCTCTTGAAAAATTATCTTGCTATCGCCAGCCGGCCTTGTTGCAGCACCTGCTGCAGCACCAATTGTTGTTGTGGATGTTTGGCTATGCGTTGGTGATGGCGATGGTGTCgtattgtatttgttgttcATGCGTGACGTATTACTGACACGAGGTGCCGCCgctgcagcagcagctgctGCAGCCGCAGCATTCTGTTGCTCAACCAAAGCCGCCAAATTATTGCTCGTGGATGGTGCCATAATACCCAAATTTTGCTGgagctgttgctgctgttgttgttgctgttgctgcaaaTGTTGTAagtacatttgttgttgctgttgctgctgctgtatctgttgttgttgttgcaactgatGTGAATTCGTAGAAGCGGTCGAATATGCAGCTAGCGACTCACGGTCCACGCTCATAGCTGTAATAAGAAAGGTGGAGTTCAGTAACTGCGCACAAAAATTAGCAAAACTGACATACCTGATGGATCAATATTTCCTGCTAGTATGCGACCAACACGACCCAATGAGGTCATACTTTGTATGCTCATGGTGTCATTCTCTATCACCTTGAACGGATGCGTCGTGCGATTCGTAAAAACGCCATCTGTGGAACTATTCTGTATTTGAaatgaatatatgaaattatataaaattactgTTCATAACTGAAATAAGTTCTGCTGTAGAATATGAGGTTTGCAAAAAGATTTGACTTGAAATTGaagcatttttttgatattatgtAATAATGTAAAGTTAAGTTGCTCTTAAAATCAATTATCTTAAAACACAAACCTcatatgaaatacatacatatatgaaattgatTAGAAAGTTATGCTAAATAAGTGATATAAATAGTTAATATTGCATCGGTACAAGTAAGTGTgtgattatttataattaagttATTAGatttgtataataataaataaattaagtaattgAAAGTAAAAACAGTTTGTGATAATACCTGAGAATCAGGTGTGAGTGTGTTTCCAGGATTATCATCTTCATCATTTTGCATGCATTGACGCAATTCGTGAAAGCGCTGCCTACCAAACTACGTTACGAATTTGgtcattgttgttttgtttgttacatGATTTCGAAAGaggatatgaaaataaaaaaagaaatcgtAAATAAAAGTATAACACAATAACTgaatttaaacaacataaaaaatatctacaa of Bactrocera dorsalis isolate Fly_Bdor unplaced genomic scaffold, ASM2337382v1 BdCtg316, whole genome shotgun sequence contains these proteins:
- the LOC105221908 gene encoding uncharacterized protein LOC105221908 isoform X4, whose translation is MSKPETDSDSSEEFFDAEDSTPNRLSTLSRKCKISLDGAQAQDGFIFPEPAVRVNPSSDSDATPIGGVTPATSSPTSSLSLGVRGPKQDMFVEPKPVLNSSTDGVFTNRTTHPFKVIENDTMSIQSMTSLGRVGRILAGNIDPSAMSVDRESLAAYSTASTNSHQLQQQQQIQQQQQQQQMYLQHLQQQQQQQQQQLQQNLGIMAPSTSNNLAALVEQQNAAAAAAAAAAAAPRVSNTSRMNNKYNTTPSPSPTHSQTSTTTIGAAAGAATRPAGDSKIIFQEPDVIASTKLAHSKTTDSITSSGPIAPPRRKKKSRKSTSSSDQYSLNEAMHTSGAPDTEDTDSDTRSVKSVLDVQQKLRDDIAEEIERSWKEKNVMASANAGTVPIGTATINSSALHMSVAGGRTHSIGMNALTMGITNIPLGPGMTMATSTGIASASIASLAQTSTCNTRPVTTATVGGSINRISHSLGNSSTSVYSKPSPSNSAKSNSAPGRVRYFYAAGFIYSSIDPSQGLNLYKATQGGCVVKPRDEACNKAEGPTQEEIKRIEQILMDDGARPILAGTGSNSLGSATRYPSLVYRASSDKERRKSAGDEDVLKQMNIYVRTRTSSGKQLTDFEILKQVPVKNLDTGENMTLSEVRSPPVPEGWNPLSLHILKLTSHLEVNPKESDEESVIGIPPCSEGQPPDEEEGEAEDGSRLKKKTARFKRFLGYTVRKTVDKAKSLASEVSHARHKEDVADITDVMNPEANIKIKASSTNKGPYEFTKLQHVQDLYGEHTGAVWCMKFSSCGRLLATAGQDKVLRIWVLKDAYPFFQDMRTKYNADQKSSPTPSQESLVSQHSEEAIAMAAAAEKCTGPFMPKAFCTYIGHTSDLLDVSWSKNYFILSSSMDKTVRLWHISRKECLCCFQHIDFVTAIAFHPRDDRYFLSGSLDGKLRLWNIPDKKVALWNEVDGQTKLITAANFCQNGQFAVVGSYDGRCIFYNTDQLKYHTQIHVRSTRGKNRIGRKISGIEPMPGEDKILVTSNDSRVRLYDLRDLNLSCKYKGYLNVSSQIKASFSHDGKYIIAGSENQCIYIWKTNHDYSKLSSVRRDRSDFWEGIKAHNATVTCAIFAPHPEAIIKSEPDEIGHSEKMQNHQPDPLVEQHKKGCGYVMVSADFNGAIKVFINKTKPKHSSLPYTAIAD
- the LOC105221908 gene encoding uncharacterized protein LOC105221908 isoform X3; protein product: MSKPETDSDSSEEFFDAEDSTPNRLSTLSRKCKISLDGAQAQDGFIFPEPAVRVNPSSDSDATPIGGVTPATSSPTSSLSLGVRGPKQDMFVEPKPVLFGRQRFHELRQCMQNDEDDNPGNTLTPDSQNSSTDGVFTNRTTHPFKVIENDTMSIQSMTSLGRVGRILAGNIDPSAMSVDRESLAAYSTASTNSHQLQQQQQIQQQQQQQQMYLQHLQQQQQQQQQQLQQNLGIMAPSTSNNLAALVEQQNAAAAAAAAAAAAPRVSNTSRMNNKYNTTPSPSPTHSQTSTTTIGAAAGAATRPAGDSKIIFQEPDVIASTKLAHSKTTDSITSSGPIAPPRRKKKSRKSTSSSDQYSLNEAMHTSGAPDTEDTDSDTRSVKSVLDVQQKLRDDIAEEIERSWKEKNVMASANAGTVPIGTATINSSALHMSVAGGRTHSIGMNALTMGITNIPLGPGMTMATSTGIASASIASLAQTSTCNTRPVTTATVGGSINRISHSLGNSSTSVYSKPSPSNSAKSNSAPGRVRYFYAAGFIYSSIDPSQGLNLYKATQGGCVVKPRDEACNKAEGPTQEEIKRIEQILMDDGARPILAGTGSNSLGSATRYPSLVYRASSDKERRKSAGDEDVLKQMNIYVPVKNLDTGENMTLSEVRSPPVPEGWNPLSLHILKLTSHLEVNPKESDEESVIGIPPCSEGQPPDEEEGEAEDGSRLKKKTARFKRFLGYTVRKTVDKAKSLASEVSHARHKEDVADITDVMNPEANIKIKASSTNKGPYEFTKLQHVQDLYGEHTGAVWCMKFSSCGRLLATAGQDKVLRIWVLKDAYPFFQDMRTKYNADQKSSPTPSQESLVSQHSEEAIAMAAAAEKCTGPFMPKAFCTYIGHTSDLLDVSWSKNYFILSSSMDKTVRLWHISRKECLCCFQHIDFVTAIAFHPRDDRYFLSGSLDGKLRLWNIPDKKVALWNEVDGQTKLITAANFCQNGQFAVVGSYDGRCIFYNTDQLKYHTQIHVRSTRGKNRIGRKISGIEPMPGEDKILVTSNDSRVRLYDLRDLNLSCKYKGYLNVSSQIKASFSHDGKYIIAGSENQCIYIWKTNHDYSKLSSVRRDRSDFWEGIKAHNATVTCAIFAPHPEAIIKSEPDEIGHSEKMQNHQPDPLVEQHKKGCGYVMVSADFNGAIKVFINKTKPKHSSLPYTAIAD
- the LOC105221908 gene encoding uncharacterized protein LOC105221908 isoform X5; translated protein: MSKPETDSDSSEEFFDAEDSTPNRLSTLSRKCKISLDGAQAQDGFIFPEPAVRVNPSSDSDATPIGGVTPATSSPTSSLSLGVRGPKQDMFVEPKPVLNSSTDGVFTNRTTHPFKVIENDTMSIQSMTSLGRVGRILAGNIDPSAMSVDRESLAAYSTASTNSHQLQQQQQIQQQQQQQQMYLQHLQQQQQQQQQQLQQNLGIMAPSTSNNLAALVEQQNAAAAAAAAAAAAPRVSNTSRMNNKYNTTPSPSPTHSQTSTTTIGAAAGAATRPAGDSKIIFQEPDVIASTKLAHSKTTDSITSSGPIAPPRRKKKSRKSTSSSDQYSLNEAMHTSGAPDTEDTDSDTRSVKSVLDVQQKLRDDIAEEIERSWKEKNVMASANAGTVPIGTATINSSALHMSVAGGRTHSIGMNALTMGITNIPLGPGMTMATSTGIASASIASLAQTSTCNTRPVTTATVGGSINRISHSLGNSSTSVYSKPSPSNSAKSNSAPGRVRYFSIDPSQGLNLYKATQGGCVVKPRDEACNKAEGPTQEEIKRIEQILMDDGARPILAGTGSNSLGSATRYPSLVYRASSDKERRKSAGDEDVLKQMNIYVRTRTSSGKQLTDFEILKQVPVKNLDTGENMTLSEVRSPPVPEGWNPLSLHILKLTSHLEVNPKESDEESVIGIPPCSEGQPPDEEEGEAEDGSRLKKKTARFKRFLGYTVRKTVDKAKSLASEVSHARHKEDVADITDVMNPEANIKIKASSTNKGPYEFTKLQHVQDLYGEHTGAVWCMKFSSCGRLLATAGQDKVLRIWVLKDAYPFFQDMRTKYNADQKSSPTPSQESLVSQHSEEAIAMAAAAEKCTGPFMPKAFCTYIGHTSDLLDVSWSKNYFILSSSMDKTVRLWHISRKECLCCFQHIDFVTAIAFHPRDDRYFLSGSLDGKLRLWNIPDKKVALWNEVDGQTKLITAANFCQNGQFAVVGSYDGRCIFYNTDQLKYHTQIHVRSTRGKNRIGRKISGIEPMPGEDKILVTSNDSRVRLYDLRDLNLSCKYKGYLNVSSQIKASFSHDGKYIIAGSENQCIYIWKTNHDYSKLSSVRRDRSDFWEGIKAHNATVTCAIFAPHPEAIIKSEPDEIGHSEKMQNHQPDPLVEQHKKGCGYVMVSADFNGAIKVFINKTKPKHSSLPYTAIAD